A part of Rhinatrema bivittatum chromosome 16, aRhiBiv1.1, whole genome shotgun sequence genomic DNA contains:
- the LOC115077636 gene encoding olfactory receptor 5V1-like, translated as MAMENKTGTTGFIILGFNKYSHEETLIYIIVLPAFFISILGNLGFLILMWSDHHLHKPMYFFLSNLSFIDICNTTVTLSTMLQNLMNGKTFISYSLCMTQLYFFISLTGTEFLLLTAMAYDRYVAICNPLRYPHMMSKRICIILVAASWLGGSLDGVPIEIFISQFSYCGSNEINHFFCDINALLKLSCSDTHNFEIVVLSEGAFLSLIPFLLTLSSYIFIIVAILKIHHSEGRRKAFSTCSSHLTVVFLFYGTILFVYLRPSSMQSPEQDKMFALLYTVLTPMLNPIIYSLRNQEVKNALRKIIIRK; from the coding sequence ATGGCGATGGAGAATAAGACAGGGACAACAGGATTCATTATTCTGGGCTTTAATAAATATTCTCATGAGGAAACCTTAATTTATATAATAGTTTTACCAGCCTTCTTTATCTCTATTCTGGGAAACCTTGGATTTTTAATATTAATGTGGTCTGACCATCATCTCCACAAACcgatgtacttcttcctcagtaacctGTCCTTCATCGATATCTGTAACACCACAGTCACTCTCTCAACAATGCTGCAAAATCTCATGAATGGAAAAACATTCATTTCTTACTCTCTATGTATGACACAACTTTACTTTTTCATAAGTTTAACAGGTACTGAATTCCTCCTTCTCACTGCCATGGCCTATGATCGTTATGTGGCAATCTGCAACCCATTGCGATACCCACACATGATGAGTAAAAGGATTTGCATTATTCTTGTGGCTGCTTCATGGTTAGGCGGCTCTCTGGATGGAGTTCCTATTGAAATATTCATATCTCAGTTCTCCTATTGTGGTTCCAATGAGATTAACCACTTCTTCTGTGACATCAATGCACTGCTAAAATTATCCTGTAGTGATACTCACAACTTTGAAATAGTTGTTCTTTCTGAAGGAGCATTTTTGTCTCTCATCCCATTTCTTCTAACTCTATCTTCCTACATCTTTATCATAGTAGCCATCCTGAAAATCCATCATTCTGAAGGGAGAAgaaaggccttctccacctgttcctcccacctcacagttgtttttctattttatggGACAATTTTGTTTGTATACTTGAGGCCAAGTTCAATGCAATCACCAGAGCAGGACAAAATGTTTGCCCTCCTGTACACAGTACTCACCCCCATGCTAAACCCCATTATTTATAGTCTAAGAAATCAAGAAGTTAAAAATGCCCTCAGAAAAATCATCATTAGAAAATaa